One genomic window of Myxococcus virescens includes the following:
- a CDS encoding toxin-antitoxin system YwqK family antitoxin, producing MQLKERVLTGAVLVLVAGMALGCNRASSPCPDGARLQGRAPPDGVLQWCARPDGKKHGRWAEWHATGKLKTEGTYVDGKMEGRWVSYFEDGVKQYEGEYRGGLKQGLWTLYYEEGQKNREELHSPGSGPVKWTAWRSDGSKWAEGTLAGHRSQGAYSEWHPSGALAVQGQYEKGEKTGEWKYWDVAGVATDVPQGDFDSE from the coding sequence GTGCAGTTGAAGGAGCGCGTGCTGACAGGTGCGGTGCTGGTGCTCGTCGCGGGGATGGCCCTGGGCTGCAACCGGGCTTCCTCGCCTTGTCCCGATGGCGCGCGGCTCCAGGGGCGCGCGCCGCCCGACGGCGTCCTCCAGTGGTGTGCCCGGCCCGACGGGAAGAAGCACGGCCGTTGGGCGGAGTGGCACGCCACCGGGAAGCTGAAGACGGAGGGCACCTACGTCGACGGGAAGATGGAGGGCCGCTGGGTCAGCTACTTCGAGGACGGTGTGAAGCAGTACGAGGGGGAATACCGTGGCGGGCTCAAGCAGGGCCTGTGGACCCTCTATTACGAGGAGGGCCAGAAGAACCGCGAGGAGCTCCATTCACCCGGCTCCGGCCCGGTGAAGTGGACCGCTTGGCGCTCGGACGGCTCGAAGTGGGCGGAAGGGACGCTGGCGGGGCATCGCTCGCAGGGCGCTTATTCGGAGTGGCACCCCAGTGGCGCGCTGGCCGTGCAAGGCCAGTACGAGAAGGGGGAGAAGACGGGTGAGTGGAAGTACTGGGACGTCGCGGGCGTCGCCACGGACGTTCCGCAGGGCGACTTCGACAGCGAGTGA